From a region of the Haloferax volcanii DS2 genome:
- a CDS encoding helix-hairpin-helix domain-containing protein has protein sequence MGLLDTISSLWKSLVGGDSSSSSKEGRDDTATVTVERDTRTEREEANVETEAAVKEPVEETESADETAGEEADAESHADDEDTRDDAEVAADAIEEAEPEDEAVEPEPESESEVEVEVEVDGEPEVEGEPELEDEDEESDGAEVEDEESDDETADNADAPTVDRIRGIGPAYAERLSGIGIETIADLAAADADEVGDEIDVSPKRVQRWIDRAGDA, from the coding sequence ATGGGCTTGCTTGACACTATTTCGTCGCTCTGGAAATCCCTCGTTGGTGGCGACTCGTCGTCTTCCTCGAAGGAGGGACGTGACGACACGGCGACCGTTACGGTCGAACGCGACACCAGAACCGAACGCGAGGAAGCGAACGTCGAGACCGAGGCCGCGGTGAAGGAACCGGTCGAAGAGACAGAATCGGCGGACGAGACGGCGGGCGAAGAGGCCGACGCGGAGTCCCACGCGGACGACGAGGACACCCGCGACGACGCCGAGGTGGCGGCCGACGCCATCGAGGAAGCCGAACCGGAGGACGAAGCAGTCGAACCGGAGCCTGAGTCCGAGTCCGAGGTCGAAGTCGAAGTCGAAGTCGACGGCGAACCTGAGGTCGAGGGCGAACCGGAACTCGAAGACGAGGACGAGGAATCCGACGGCGCGGAGGTCGAAGACGAAGAGTCCGACGACGAGACGGCCGACAACGCCGACGCGCCCACCGTCGACAGGATTCGCGGCATCGGCCCGGCGTACGCCGAACGCCTCTCGGGAATCGGCATCGAGACCATCGCGGACCTCGCGGCGGCCGACGCCGACGAGGTCGGCGACGAAATCGACGTGTCGCCGAAGCGCGTCCAGCGCTGGATAGACCGCGCCGGCGACGCGTAA
- a CDS encoding aminotransferase class IV: MSDDGVGDGDGDADADTGGRSLRYHVDGDLVPAESASVPVTDRGFLYGDAAFETLRAYGGEVFHWDAHADRLAETCDALGMDHGLSDDDLRARIDETLAANDLDEAYVRLSVTRGSQGGRLTPAEAVDPRVVVIVEPLSRGGRGSDPVWDGPATVQTVKTRRIPDRSLPARAKTHNYLNGILARVELRVTGADEALMLDADGYVTEGATSNLFFVDDNALCTPSLDGPVLPGITRRVVLDLARQEGIPIRERRFTPDDVRDANEAFLTNSTWELRPVETVDGIEVGDGPVTKLLSRLYDDYVERRHYGGDGGSDDADNGGDADSVGGDEN, from the coding sequence ATGAGCGACGACGGAGTTGGAGACGGCGATGGCGACGCCGACGCCGACACCGGTGGGCGGTCGCTTCGCTACCACGTCGACGGCGACCTCGTCCCCGCCGAGTCGGCGTCGGTTCCGGTCACGGACCGCGGCTTCCTCTACGGTGACGCGGCCTTCGAGACGCTCCGCGCCTACGGCGGCGAGGTGTTCCACTGGGACGCCCACGCCGACCGACTGGCCGAGACGTGCGACGCGCTCGGGATGGACCACGGCCTGTCCGACGACGACCTTCGCGCGCGAATCGACGAGACGCTGGCGGCGAACGACCTCGACGAGGCGTACGTCAGGCTCTCGGTCACCCGCGGTAGTCAGGGTGGCCGCCTCACGCCGGCCGAGGCGGTCGACCCCCGCGTGGTCGTCATCGTGGAACCGCTCTCCCGCGGCGGCCGCGGCTCCGACCCAGTGTGGGACGGCCCCGCGACGGTCCAGACGGTCAAGACCCGGCGCATCCCCGACCGGTCGCTCCCCGCGCGGGCGAAGACGCACAACTACCTCAACGGCATCCTCGCCCGCGTCGAACTCCGCGTCACCGGCGCGGACGAGGCGCTCATGCTCGACGCCGACGGCTACGTCACCGAGGGCGCGACGAGCAACCTCTTTTTCGTCGACGATAACGCGCTCTGCACGCCGAGTCTCGACGGGCCGGTCCTTCCCGGCATCACCCGGCGCGTCGTCCTCGACCTCGCCCGGCAGGAGGGCATCCCGATTCGGGAACGGCGCTTCACGCCGGACGACGTGCGCGACGCGAACGAGGCGTTCCTCACGAACTCGACGTGGGAACTCCGACCCGTAGAGACGGTCGACGGCATCGAAGTCGGTGACGGCCCGGTGACGAAACTGCTCTCGCGGCTCTACGACGACTACGTGGAGCGACGCCACTACGGCGGCGACGGGGGCAGCGATGACGCCGACAACGGTGGCGACGCCGACAGCGTCGGCGGCGACGAGAACTGA
- a CDS encoding glycosyltransferase, with protein MSQSVGVVVPAYRPDPERLVPYVHALVESLDPDAVRVELDAPRPETLDALDALPAVARVNDVDARRGKGAAITAGFESLRTDILAFADADGSTPAASMADVVAAVRDGADLAVGSRRHPNATVASHQTVARRYLGDGFAWLARHLTEVPLYDYQCGAKAVTAAAWNDVRTHLYEPGFAWDIELIAVSGAFGHRVAEVPVVWEDQPNSTVSPVDTTVKMARGLLRSRHRARTIREDRLHELIDARSDERTLVEQFSTEVADD; from the coding sequence ATGTCGCAGTCTGTCGGGGTGGTGGTCCCCGCCTATCGACCAGACCCCGAGCGTCTGGTCCCCTACGTCCACGCCCTCGTCGAGTCGCTGGACCCCGATGCGGTCCGCGTCGAACTCGACGCGCCGCGGCCCGAGACGCTCGACGCCCTCGACGCCCTCCCCGCCGTCGCCCGCGTGAACGATGTCGACGCCCGCCGCGGCAAGGGCGCGGCCATCACCGCCGGGTTCGAATCGCTTCGCACGGATATCCTCGCGTTCGCCGACGCCGACGGGAGCACGCCGGCCGCGTCGATGGCCGATGTCGTCGCCGCCGTCCGCGACGGTGCCGACCTCGCGGTAGGGTCGCGCCGCCACCCGAACGCGACCGTCGCCTCCCATCAGACGGTCGCGCGGCGCTACCTCGGCGACGGCTTCGCGTGGCTGGCCCGCCACCTGACCGAGGTCCCGTTGTACGACTACCAGTGCGGCGCGAAGGCCGTCACCGCCGCGGCGTGGAACGACGTTCGGACCCACCTGTACGAGCCGGGGTTCGCGTGGGACATCGAACTCATCGCCGTCTCGGGGGCGTTCGGCCACCGCGTGGCCGAGGTGCCGGTCGTCTGGGAGGACCAGCCGAACTCGACGGTCTCGCCGGTCGACACGACGGTCAAGATGGCCCGCGGGTTGCTCCGGTCGCGCCACCGCGCCCGGACGATTCGCGAGGACCGCCTCCACGAACTCATCGACGCGCGGAGCGACGAACGGACCCTCGTCGAGCAGTTCTCGACGGAGGTCGCGGATGACTGA
- a CDS encoding anthranilate synthase component II, with product MTRILVVDNYDSFAYNLVQYVGEAVSEARGGDESADGSSSDGSDDVLVYRNDALSTDDVRDIDPDGIVVSPGPGTPAEAGVSVSVFRDLDYPTLGVCLGHQSLCAALGSRVGHAPHVVHGKPSLVEHDGAGVFSGLPDRIEVGRYHSLAVEHEDVPPELAVTAYTVAEGSEAENSDGDTGTEGDEPAVVMGVRHREKPHVGVQFHPESILTDSGKDIVRNFVALAVGDGPAAAAWEGER from the coding sequence ATGACGCGCATCCTCGTCGTCGACAACTACGACTCGTTCGCCTACAACCTCGTGCAGTACGTCGGCGAGGCGGTCTCCGAGGCGCGGGGTGGTGACGAGAGCGCGGATGGGAGCAGTTCGGACGGCTCAGACGACGTGCTCGTCTATCGCAACGACGCGCTCTCGACCGACGACGTGCGCGACATCGACCCGGACGGCATCGTCGTCTCGCCCGGACCCGGCACCCCCGCGGAGGCCGGCGTCTCGGTGTCGGTCTTCCGCGACCTCGACTACCCGACGCTCGGCGTCTGTCTCGGCCACCAGTCGCTGTGTGCCGCCCTCGGGAGTCGCGTCGGCCACGCGCCCCACGTCGTCCACGGGAAGCCCTCGCTCGTCGAACACGACGGCGCAGGGGTCTTTTCGGGGCTCCCCGACCGAATCGAGGTCGGCCGCTACCACTCGCTCGCGGTCGAACACGAGGACGTCCCACCCGAGTTGGCGGTGACCGCCTACACGGTCGCAGAAGGGTCCGAAGCCGAGAATTCGGACGGCGACACGGGAACCGAGGGCGACGAACCCGCGGTCGTGATGGGCGTTCGTCACCGCGAGAAGCCCCACGTCGGCGTGCAGTTCCACCCCGAGAGCATCCTCACCGATTCGGGGAAAGACATCGTCCGCAACTTCGTCGCGCTCGCCGTGGGCGACGGCCCGGCGGCAGCGGCGTGGGAGGGAGAGCGATGA
- a CDS encoding 50S ribosomal protein L44e produces MQMPRRFNTYCPNCKGHHEHEVEKVRTGRPTGMKWNARQTRRGKATIGNAGKFSKVPGGDKPTKKTHLKYICSDCGKAHMREGWRAGRLEFQE; encoded by the coding sequence ATGCAGATGCCACGCCGTTTCAACACGTACTGCCCGAACTGCAAGGGTCACCACGAGCACGAAGTGGAGAAGGTCCGGACGGGACGCCCGACCGGAATGAAGTGGAACGCCCGTCAGACGCGACGCGGCAAAGCCACTATCGGTAACGCCGGTAAGTTCTCCAAGGTGCCCGGTGGCGACAAGCCGACGAAGAAGACCCACCTGAAGTACATCTGTTCCGACTGCGGCAAGGCCCACATGCGCGAGGGCTGGCGCGCCGGTCGCCTGGAGTTCCAGGAGTAA
- the pabB gene encoding aminodeoxychorismate synthase, component I, with protein sequence MTAPTVVTDRDDFRATAAVASPGARVPVEVRVAVSDPFDAYRRARRDAGGFFYETTGGQPGWGAFGVDPAERLTADAPTDDDWGDPGVDTAPSLAALESFVDSETLVRGDCDAPYPCGLFGWLSYDAARELESLPEQTTDDRGLPHLQLGLYDLVASWAEPRPDDGETTLRVTCCPVVEADEDLDAVYDEARTRATDFATEAVEGEPEPVSAPVESDEATFESACGREAFADRVRAAKRYVRDGDTFQANLSQRLVAPAAVHPVDAYAALREVNPAPYSGLLELPGVDLVSASPELLLRVEGDRLVTEPIAGTRPRGATTEEDEALEADLTTDEKERAEHAMLVDLERNDLGKVSEYGSVEVTEYRRVDRYSEVMHLVSLVEGTRREGTSLADAVAAVFPGGTITGAPKPRTMEIIDELEATRRGPYTGSMFAVGFDDRAVLNIVIRTLVRFGDEYHLRVGAGIVHDSDPQREYDETLAKARALITAIDEALGERANMTVGTER encoded by the coding sequence ATGACCGCACCGACCGTCGTCACCGACCGCGACGACTTTCGCGCGACCGCCGCGGTCGCGTCACCCGGCGCGCGCGTCCCCGTCGAGGTCCGCGTCGCCGTCTCGGACCCCTTCGACGCCTATCGACGCGCCCGCCGGGATGCCGGCGGCTTCTTCTACGAGACGACCGGCGGGCAACCCGGCTGGGGAGCCTTCGGCGTCGACCCCGCGGAGCGCCTGACCGCTGACGCCCCGACCGACGACGACTGGGGAGACCCCGGCGTCGACACCGCACCGAGCCTCGCCGCGCTCGAATCGTTCGTCGATTCGGAGACGCTCGTCCGCGGCGACTGCGACGCGCCGTATCCCTGCGGCCTGTTCGGCTGGCTCTCGTACGACGCGGCCCGCGAACTCGAATCGCTCCCCGAGCAGACGACCGACGACCGGGGACTCCCGCACCTGCAACTCGGCCTGTACGACCTCGTGGCGTCGTGGGCGGAACCCCGGCCCGACGACGGCGAGACGACGCTTCGCGTCACCTGCTGTCCGGTCGTCGAGGCCGACGAGGACCTCGACGCCGTCTACGACGAGGCGCGAACGCGGGCGACCGACTTCGCCACCGAAGCGGTCGAAGGTGAACCGGAACCCGTCTCCGCGCCCGTCGAATCCGACGAGGCGACGTTCGAGAGCGCCTGCGGTCGCGAGGCGTTCGCCGACCGCGTTCGCGCCGCGAAGCGGTACGTCCGCGACGGCGACACGTTTCAGGCGAACCTCTCCCAGCGACTCGTCGCGCCCGCCGCGGTCCACCCGGTGGACGCCTACGCGGCGCTCCGAGAGGTCAACCCCGCGCCGTACTCGGGGCTGCTCGAACTCCCCGGCGTCGACCTCGTGAGCGCCAGTCCCGAGCTCCTCTTGCGCGTCGAGGGCGACCGCCTCGTCACCGAACCCATCGCCGGCACCCGCCCGCGGGGGGCGACGACCGAGGAAGACGAGGCGCTGGAGGCCGACCTGACGACCGATGAGAAAGAGCGCGCCGAACACGCGATGCTCGTCGACCTCGAACGCAACGACCTCGGAAAGGTCTCGGAGTACGGGTCGGTCGAGGTGACGGAGTACCGCCGGGTGGACCGCTACTCGGAGGTGATGCATCTCGTCTCCCTAGTCGAGGGGACCCGGCGCGAGGGAACCAGCCTCGCCGACGCCGTCGCCGCGGTGTTCCCCGGCGGGACCATCACGGGCGCGCCGAAGCCCCGGACGATGGAGATTATCGACGAACTCGAAGCCACCCGTCGCGGCCCCTACACCGGGAGCATGTTCGCCGTCGGCTTCGACGACCGCGCGGTACTGAACATCGTCATCCGGACGCTCGTCCGCTTCGGAGACGAGTACCACCTCCGCGTGGGTGCGGGCATCGTCCACGATTCGGACCCCCAACGCGAGTACGACGAGACGCTGGCGAAGGCGCGGGCGCTCATCACCGCCATCGACGAGGCGCTGGGCGAGCGCGCGAACATGACCGTGGGGACGGAGCGATGA
- a CDS encoding 30S ribosomal protein S27e → MAGNFYKVACSDCENEQVVFGKASSVVNCAVCGTTLATPTGGNAEFHGEVVETVERRDSDELEA, encoded by the coding sequence ATGGCAGGAAACTTCTACAAGGTCGCGTGCAGCGACTGCGAGAACGAACAGGTCGTCTTCGGAAAAGCCTCCTCGGTCGTCAACTGCGCCGTCTGCGGGACGACCCTCGCCACGCCGACCGGCGGCAACGCCGAGTTCCACGGCGAGGTCGTCGAGACGGTCGAGCGTCGCGACAGCGACGAACTTGAGGCGTAA
- a CDS encoding calcium/sodium antiporter, producing the protein MSALATLISFDTALLVAGIVALYLGAEALVEGASRLAIGLGLRAAIVGVTIVAFATTTPELFVAVLSGLGYSSDLGLGAIVGSNIANIGLVLGISALIEPMGVSTATLRRHVPFMIAAAVVLVALGMDGNLSAVDGGVLLLILVAFTGYLLYRARSATADAIGADEIDIEDEDEVSAQFKDVVYLALGLLLLFVGSNWLIQGGQGLLESFGFGPRFIGLTVLAFGTSLPELAASVISAVRGESELSIGNVVGSNIYNVVAVLGILAIMVPVNVPPSTISLDFPALLVFTFGVIALMLRNRDVSRLDGGILVVGYLVFFWLILP; encoded by the coding sequence ATGTCGGCACTCGCAACCCTGATTTCCTTCGATACCGCGCTCCTCGTGGCGGGTATCGTCGCGCTCTACCTCGGGGCCGAGGCGCTCGTCGAGGGCGCGTCTCGACTCGCCATCGGCCTCGGTCTCCGGGCGGCCATCGTCGGTGTGACCATCGTCGCGTTCGCGACGACCACCCCCGAACTCTTCGTCGCAGTCCTGAGCGGCCTGGGCTACAGCTCCGACCTCGGACTCGGCGCTATCGTCGGCTCGAACATCGCCAACATTGGTCTCGTCCTCGGAATCTCGGCGCTCATCGAGCCGATGGGCGTCTCGACCGCGACGCTCCGCCGGCACGTCCCGTTCATGATTGCCGCGGCGGTCGTGCTCGTCGCGCTTGGGATGGACGGGAACCTCAGCGCCGTCGACGGCGGCGTCCTCCTGCTCATCCTCGTCGCGTTCACGGGCTACCTGCTCTACCGGGCTCGGTCGGCGACGGCAGACGCCATCGGCGCGGACGAAATCGACATCGAGGACGAAGACGAGGTCTCCGCGCAGTTCAAGGACGTGGTCTATCTCGCTCTCGGCCTGCTTCTCCTGTTCGTCGGCTCGAACTGGCTCATTCAGGGCGGACAGGGACTGCTCGAGTCCTTCGGGTTCGGTCCGCGGTTCATCGGGCTGACCGTCCTCGCGTTCGGCACGTCGCTGCCGGAACTCGCGGCGTCCGTCATCAGCGCGGTTCGCGGCGAGTCGGAGCTCAGCATCGGCAACGTCGTCGGTTCCAACATCTACAACGTCGTCGCCGTCCTCGGCATCCTCGCCATCATGGTTCCCGTGAACGTCCCCCCGAGCACCATCTCGCTGGACTTCCCGGCGCTCCTCGTGTTCACCTTCGGGGTCATCGCGCTGATGCTCCGCAACCGCGACGTGTCCCGCCTCGACGGCGGCATCCTCGTCGTCGGCTACCTCGTGTTCTTCTGGCTCATCCTTCCCTGA
- a CDS encoding GtrA family protein yields MTDRLSALVSGTRFGKFASVGAVGAVFDLSLSSLLIVFFGVANELAKLAGAELAIVVMFVINDRWTFAGAGSDLLTAKIRRFVKSNLVRSGGLLVQVLVVRALGEVSLSIPVAGIDLWELIPLPLAIGASMLLNYVAESLFTWRIATRSSQRDSR; encoded by the coding sequence ATGACTGATCGGCTCTCGGCGCTCGTCTCCGGCACTCGCTTCGGCAAATTCGCCTCCGTGGGTGCGGTCGGCGCGGTGTTCGACCTCTCTCTGAGCAGTCTCCTCATCGTCTTTTTCGGCGTCGCCAACGAACTCGCGAAGCTCGCCGGCGCGGAGTTGGCAATCGTCGTCATGTTCGTCATCAACGACCGCTGGACGTTCGCGGGCGCGGGCTCGGACCTGCTCACCGCGAAGATCCGGCGCTTCGTGAAGTCGAACCTCGTGCGGAGCGGCGGCCTCCTCGTGCAGGTGCTCGTCGTCCGGGCGCTCGGGGAGGTGTCGCTGTCGATTCCGGTCGCCGGTATCGACCTCTGGGAACTCATCCCGCTCCCCCTCGCTATCGGCGCGTCAATGCTCCTGAACTACGTCGCAGAAAGCCTGTTCACGTGGCGCATCGCGACCCGTTCGAGTCAGCGCGACTCACGGTGA
- a CDS encoding Rieske (2Fe-2S) protein: MSDLERICAVGDVPDDTTFLFRVRAADDADAEELEAILVRTDDGIQGWLNYCMHLTHIKLDKGSGAPMRNDEVICQNHGAYFEADTGYCNYGPCEGAVLDDLDITVDGDHVFLSDDEFDYVGQGEIETDPADRSSSSNVEF, translated from the coding sequence ATGAGCGACCTCGAACGAATCTGCGCGGTGGGCGACGTGCCCGACGACACGACCTTTCTCTTTCGGGTCCGCGCGGCCGACGACGCCGACGCCGAGGAGCTCGAGGCCATCCTCGTGCGCACCGACGACGGCATCCAAGGGTGGTTGAACTACTGCATGCACCTGACGCACATCAAACTCGACAAGGGCTCCGGCGCGCCGATGCGCAACGACGAGGTCATCTGCCAGAACCACGGCGCGTACTTCGAGGCCGACACGGGCTACTGCAACTACGGCCCCTGCGAGGGCGCGGTGCTCGACGACCTCGACATCACGGTCGACGGCGACCACGTCTTCCTCTCGGACGACGAGTTCGACTACGTCGGACAGGGCGAAATCGAGACCGACCCGGCCGACCGGAGTTCGAGTTCGAACGTCGAGTTCTGA
- a CDS encoding DUF2298 domain-containing protein: MEYALVVRWLLLFAALWAVGLPLSARLFCRLPGRGAGLALPVSLVALTLPAYYVGHLSFGPVALVAGVGTLLVASAVAGLDFGALRRGDRRLAPGLDIDRRAVADAAAVFLVAFLFAVALRALDPAVHAGGGEKFLDFGLLQSLARASVLPPEDMWFAGEPVRYYYGGHLASILLARLTATDPSFAYNLALAGFFGVLVTAAFELGRGVATAAGANGRLGGLLSAFFVGFASNLVTAGRFLLAALPEGLRRPVARAVAERSQYTVEQVLAGASNFSYWSASRVIPGTINEFPLFAWLNGDLHAHMMGTPFLLLAAGLAFAYFRTPEEAVGERRRLVAATTLVGAFQVVVDTWSFPSVFGVLFLGIVFAPARPWTLFSGRERVRSAVGGSAVAGELARLGGTVAAVGLAGVAATVLASPFLLGAVAGGGSARTVELLSPDQRSGFGALALVHGAFLAAFAGYYVRRLGAQDGLGGREWAVLVGSFAALTVVAAAQSFAALALVAPLVAVGWVLLRFADDPRFETVLVVAGAGLVMLVELVYVNEQAGPGRMNTVFKTYMQVWVLWGSVMGAVLAGFVGDAVAASDVSLPRVDLGVRGGAVSAVGVGFVALLVASTSVYGGLAVVEHTGSAREEATLDATAFADWRHENESTAIAWLDETVEGNPTMLTAPGTKWSEAVTDKREDVMYDWRGNPESSLTGVPTVAGWAHEVGYRGPDAYYDRVRDVDAMYVGNESTRARLVERYDVQYVWVGPGERARYGEIETDVAWLTPVHRSGSVAVYEVEEARLP, encoded by the coding sequence ATGGAGTACGCCCTCGTTGTCCGGTGGTTACTGCTGTTCGCAGCCCTCTGGGCGGTCGGCCTTCCCCTCTCGGCCCGCCTGTTTTGCCGCCTCCCCGGCCGCGGCGCCGGACTCGCCCTCCCCGTCTCGCTCGTCGCGTTGACCCTCCCAGCCTACTACGTCGGCCACCTCTCGTTCGGCCCCGTCGCCCTCGTCGCCGGCGTCGGGACGCTCCTCGTCGCGTCCGCGGTCGCGGGCCTCGACTTCGGCGCGCTTCGCCGCGGCGACCGCCGACTCGCACCCGGCCTCGACATCGACCGACGCGCCGTCGCCGACGCGGCCGCGGTGTTCCTCGTCGCCTTCCTGTTCGCCGTGGCGCTCCGCGCGCTCGACCCGGCGGTCCACGCCGGCGGCGGCGAGAAGTTCCTCGACTTCGGCCTCCTCCAGTCGCTCGCCCGCGCGTCGGTCCTCCCGCCGGAGGATATGTGGTTCGCCGGCGAGCCGGTCCGCTACTACTACGGCGGTCACCTCGCGTCGATTCTCCTCGCGCGGCTCACCGCCACCGACCCGTCGTTCGCCTACAACCTCGCGCTCGCCGGCTTCTTCGGGGTCCTCGTCACTGCGGCGTTCGAACTCGGGCGCGGCGTCGCAACTGCCGCGGGCGCGAACGGTCGGCTCGGCGGCCTGCTGTCGGCGTTCTTCGTCGGCTTCGCCAGCAACCTCGTCACCGCGGGGCGGTTTCTCCTCGCCGCGCTCCCCGAGGGGTTGCGCCGGCCCGTCGCGCGGGCCGTCGCCGAGCGGTCGCAATACACCGTCGAGCAGGTGCTCGCCGGGGCCTCGAACTTCTCGTACTGGAGCGCGAGCCGCGTGATTCCGGGCACCATCAACGAGTTCCCGCTCTTCGCGTGGCTCAACGGCGACCTCCACGCCCACATGATGGGCACGCCGTTTCTGCTCCTCGCGGCCGGCCTCGCCTTCGCGTACTTCCGGACGCCTGAAGAGGCGGTCGGTGAGCGCCGACGCCTCGTCGCCGCGACGACGCTCGTCGGCGCGTTCCAAGTCGTCGTCGACACGTGGAGTTTCCCGTCGGTGTTCGGCGTGCTGTTTCTCGGGATAGTCTTCGCGCCCGCACGCCCGTGGACGTTATTTTCGGGGCGAGAGCGCGTTCGCTCGGCCGTCGGCGGCTCGGCGGTCGCGGGCGAACTCGCCCGCCTCGGCGGCACGGTCGCGGCGGTCGGACTCGCGGGGGTCGCCGCCACCGTCCTCGCCAGTCCGTTCCTCCTCGGCGCGGTCGCGGGCGGGGGAAGCGCCCGGACGGTCGAGCTTCTGTCGCCCGACCAGCGAAGCGGGTTCGGCGCGCTGGCGCTCGTCCACGGGGCGTTCCTCGCGGCGTTCGCGGGCTACTACGTCCGCCGCCTCGGCGCGCAGGACGGACTCGGCGGGCGCGAGTGGGCCGTCCTCGTCGGGAGCTTCGCGGCGCTGACCGTCGTCGCGGCCGCCCAGTCGTTCGCCGCGCTCGCGCTCGTCGCGCCCCTCGTCGCCGTCGGCTGGGTGCTCCTCCGGTTCGCCGACGACCCGCGGTTCGAGACGGTGCTCGTCGTCGCCGGCGCGGGCCTCGTGATGCTCGTCGAACTCGTCTACGTGAACGAGCAGGCCGGGCCCGGGCGGATGAACACGGTGTTCAAGACGTACATGCAGGTGTGGGTGCTCTGGGGGAGCGTAATGGGGGCCGTGTTGGCCGGCTTCGTCGGCGACGCGGTCGCCGCGAGCGACGTGTCGCTCCCGAGGGTCGACCTCGGCGTCCGCGGAGGCGCGGTCAGCGCCGTCGGCGTCGGCTTCGTCGCTCTCCTCGTGGCCTCCACGTCGGTGTACGGCGGGCTGGCCGTCGTCGAACACACCGGCTCGGCCAGAGAAGAGGCGACGCTGGACGCGACGGCCTTCGCAGACTGGCGGCACGAAAACGAGTCGACGGCCATCGCGTGGCTCGACGAGACCGTCGAGGGCAACCCGACGATGCTCACCGCGCCGGGGACGAAGTGGTCCGAGGCGGTGACAGACAAACGCGAGGACGTCATGTACGACTGGCGCGGGAATCCCGAATCGAGCCTGACGGGCGTCCCGACGGTCGCCGGCTGGGCGCACGAAGTCGGCTACCGCGGCCCCGACGCGTACTACGACCGCGTGCGCGACGTGGACGCGATGTACGTCGGCAACGAGTCGACGCGGGCGCGGCTCGTCGAGCGCTACGACGTGCAGTACGTGTGGGTCGGGCCGGGCGAGCGCGCCCGCTACGGGGAGATAGAGACGGACGTGGCGTGGCTGACGCCGGTCCACCGGTCGGGGTCGGTCGCGGTCTACGAGGTAGAAGAAGCGAGACTACCTTAG
- a CDS encoding HAH_0734 family protein — protein sequence MKKLIIHGDPGVRRDGVIEYDGEEYVLFSVDRQGDWHGPDRVQLWCTAGTEDERETFEKREFVPHWLETEGVDAEAVEVVRERGAA from the coding sequence ATGAAGAAGCTCATCATCCACGGCGACCCCGGCGTCCGGCGCGACGGCGTCATCGAGTACGACGGCGAGGAGTACGTCCTGTTTTCGGTCGACCGACAGGGCGACTGGCACGGTCCCGACCGCGTCCAGCTGTGGTGTACCGCCGGCACGGAAGACGAGCGCGAGACGTTCGAAAAGCGCGAGTTCGTCCCGCACTGGCTCGAAACCGAGGGCGTCGACGCCGAGGCCGTCGAGGTCGTCCGCGAGCGCGGCGCGGCCTAA